One window of Gilliamella sp. B3022 genomic DNA carries:
- a CDS encoding MFS transporter, with protein sequence MSYTAPITYTRTLNKQDYKTLALSALGGALEFYDFIIFVFFSITISHLFFPNDMPVWLSQVQTFGIFAAGYLIRPFGGIIMAHFGDLFGRKRMFTLSILLMALPTLFIGCLPTYTHIGVFAPLLLLLMRLCQGLAVGGEVPGAWTFVAEHVPKNKIGLACGILTSGLSLGILFGSLVSTVINKSVSPEQLIDWGWRIPFLIGGIFGLMAMYLRRWLKETPIFLEIQKRKQQELSNKIPVITVITQYLPQTILSMLLTWVLSAGIMVIMLMTPILLQKAFGYSPIDALQANILAIIGLIISCTFYGMMMDKFAMGKVILMGCIFATLAIAIFYLSLDNHQLLFITYSLAGFCVGIVGAFACFMVKVFPAQIRYSGVSFSFNMAYAIAGGLTPLLISFLSDFVSKMAPAMYVVGLFTLGALIGLFLLINNQSQKYIAKDIG encoded by the coding sequence ATGTCATACACAGCACCCATTACGTACACTCGTACTTTAAATAAACAAGATTATAAAACGTTAGCATTGTCTGCTTTAGGTGGAGCTTTAGAGTTTTATGATTTTATTATATTTGTTTTCTTTTCAATTACTATTAGTCATCTGTTTTTTCCAAATGATATGCCAGTATGGTTAAGTCAGGTACAAACATTCGGTATTTTTGCAGCAGGTTATTTAATTCGTCCCTTTGGAGGAATTATTATGGCGCACTTTGGCGATCTTTTTGGTCGAAAACGAATGTTTACGCTTAGTATACTGCTTATGGCTTTACCGACGTTATTTATCGGTTGTTTACCAACATATACCCATATTGGTGTTTTTGCTCCTTTATTACTCCTACTTATGCGATTATGTCAGGGTCTGGCAGTAGGCGGTGAAGTACCCGGTGCTTGGACATTTGTTGCTGAACACGTACCAAAAAATAAAATTGGTTTAGCATGTGGAATTTTAACCAGTGGCTTAAGTTTAGGTATTTTATTCGGATCATTGGTTTCAACTGTTATAAATAAAAGCGTCTCTCCCGAACAATTAATTGATTGGGGATGGCGAATTCCTTTTCTTATTGGTGGTATTTTTGGTTTGATGGCAATGTATTTGCGCCGTTGGTTAAAAGAAACCCCAATTTTTCTTGAAATTCAGAAACGTAAACAGCAAGAATTGTCTAATAAAATTCCTGTTATTACCGTGATAACTCAATATTTACCCCAGACAATATTATCAATGTTACTGACTTGGGTTTTGTCTGCCGGTATTATGGTCATTATGTTAATGACCCCCATTTTATTGCAAAAAGCATTTGGTTACTCACCTATTGATGCATTACAAGCTAATATATTAGCCATCATTGGTCTGATTATAAGTTGTACTTTTTATGGCATGATGATGGATAAGTTTGCTATGGGTAAAGTCATATTAATGGGTTGTATTTTTGCTACACTTGCTATCGCTATTTTTTATTTATCATTAGATAACCATCAACTTTTATTTATCACTTATTCTCTAGCCGGATTCTGTGTTGGTATTGTTGGGGCTTTTGCGTGTTTTATGGTGAAAGTTTTTCCTGCTCAAATTCGTTATAGTGGCGTATCGTTTTCATTTAATATGGCGTATGCCATCGCAGGTGGATTAACACCTTTATTAATATCTTTTTTGAGTGACTTTGTAAGCAAAATGGCACCTGCTATGTATGTGGTTGGGTTATTTACACTAGGTGCATTAATTGGGCTATTTTTATTAATAAATAACCAGAGTCAGAAATATATTGCAAAAGATATTGGTTAA
- the xerD gene encoding site-specific tyrosine recombinase XerD, with amino-acid sequence MPAQNKMLIEQFLDSLWLERSLAENTITSYKLDLIALSQSLQQQDVTLLTAQTNNLQNFLMQRVQDGYKASSSARLLSATKRFFQYLYQENYRTDDPSAVLSSPKLPKKLPKDLTESQVDALLESPSIEDPIELRDKAMLEVLYATGLRVSELVNLEISDVSLRQGVVRIIGKGNKERLVPLGEEAIYWLEYYFKYARNDLLKNGAVDVLFPSRLGKKMTRQTFWHRIKYYAILTGINIEALSPHVLRHAFATHLLNHGADLRVVQMLLGHSSLSTTQIYTHVATERLKQLHSKHHPRA; translated from the coding sequence ATACCAGCACAAAATAAAATGTTAATTGAACAATTTTTAGACTCGCTATGGCTGGAACGTAGTTTAGCAGAAAATACTATTACATCTTATAAACTTGATTTAATTGCATTAAGTCAATCACTGCAACAACAAGATGTAACATTATTGACCGCGCAAACTAACAATTTACAGAATTTTTTAATGCAGCGTGTTCAAGATGGTTATAAAGCCAGTAGCTCTGCACGTTTACTCAGCGCGACTAAAAGATTTTTTCAGTATCTTTATCAAGAAAATTATCGCACTGATGATCCTTCAGCAGTTTTATCATCACCAAAATTACCGAAAAAACTGCCCAAAGATTTAACTGAATCACAAGTCGACGCATTGCTTGAATCTCCAAGTATTGAAGATCCTATTGAGCTTCGAGACAAAGCCATGTTAGAAGTTCTTTACGCCACAGGTTTACGTGTTTCTGAACTGGTTAATTTAGAAATAAGTGATGTGAGCTTACGTCAAGGCGTCGTTCGAATCATCGGTAAGGGTAACAAAGAACGCTTAGTGCCACTCGGTGAAGAAGCGATTTATTGGTTAGAGTATTATTTTAAATATGCCCGAAATGATCTTTTAAAAAATGGCGCAGTTGATGTACTATTTCCAAGCAGATTAGGTAAAAAAATGACCAGACAGACCTTCTGGCATAGAATTAAATATTATGCCATACTAACCGGTATTAACATTGAAGCACTTTCCCCACACGTACTTCGACATGCTTTTGCAACCCATTTGCTTAATCATGGTGCAGATTTACGCGTGGTACAAATGTTACTCGGTCATAGTAGCTTATCGACCACTCAAATTTACACACATGTGGCAACGGAAAGATTAAAACAGTTACACAGCAAACATCATCCTCGAGCATAG
- the dsbC gene encoding bifunctional protein-disulfide isomerase/oxidoreductase DsbC has protein sequence MKKIVLSIGLALISTSVLAANADITKSLNQLGYQTKDIKIENSPVNGFKTVITPDGVFYVSDDGKYLTQGPIFDVQGNEPQNIANSHNAKLIKSIEKDAIVYKANNEKYVISVFTDYTCHYCKLLHENINKYLDAGISVHYFAFPRAGADSEVGKNMQSIWSVADRKAAFENAYKDNPISPASSMIPYVTQQFNVGKQIGITGTPAIVLADGQLVSGYVPADKLLTILNKKSVK, from the coding sequence ATGAAGAAAATAGTTTTAAGTATAGGTTTAGCATTGATCTCAACTTCAGTACTAGCAGCGAATGCCGATATTACAAAAAGCTTAAACCAATTAGGATATCAAACCAAAGACATAAAAATTGAGAATAGTCCAGTAAATGGATTTAAAACCGTGATCACACCTGATGGCGTTTTTTATGTTTCTGATGATGGAAAATACCTAACTCAAGGACCAATCTTTGATGTTCAAGGCAACGAACCTCAAAATATCGCTAATAGTCACAATGCTAAATTAATCAAATCGATTGAGAAAGATGCTATTGTCTATAAAGCTAACAATGAAAAATATGTTATTTCCGTATTTACGGATTATACCTGTCATTATTGTAAACTGTTGCATGAAAATATTAATAAATATTTGGATGCAGGTATTTCAGTACACTATTTTGCTTTTCCTCGAGCTGGCGCAGATAGCGAAGTTGGAAAAAACATGCAATCAATCTGGAGTGTAGCGGATCGTAAAGCTGCTTTTGAAAATGCTTACAAAGATAATCCTATCTCTCCAGCAAGCAGTATGATACCTTATGTAACCCAACAATTTAATGTTGGTAAACAAATTGGTATTACTGGCACACCTGCCATTGTTTTAGCTGATGGTCAACTTGTTTCTGGCTATGTCCCTGCTGATAAATTACTTACTATTTTAAATAAAAAATCGGTTAAGTAA
- the adhP gene encoding alcohol dehydrogenase AdhP has translation MKAAVVRQECDGQVEIKDIPLRPLEAGEALVEVEYCGLCHTDLHVAAGDFGKKPGRVIGHEGVGIVTKIAPDVKSLKIGDRVSIAWFHAGCGSCEYCISGQETFCRSALNSGYSVDGGMAEQCIVKADYAVKVPEGLDPAQATSITCAGVTTYKGIKVADTKPGQWLAVFGIGGLGTLAVEYGKKVFNNKVVAISNSDSQLELCKELGADLIVNPKKVTDVGAYIKKHTGGGVHGAVVTSVTKTAFNQAIESVRPLGRVVALGLPSETMDLSIPKTVLDGIQILGSLVGTREDLAEAFQFSAEGKVVPIVEKRPFEDINEMINEMREGKIRGRMVVDMKMKKQS, from the coding sequence ATGAAGGCAGCAGTTGTTAGACAAGAGTGCGATGGTCAAGTTGAAATTAAAGATATTCCACTGCGTCCATTAGAAGCAGGTGAAGCTTTAGTTGAAGTTGAATATTGTGGCCTTTGTCATACCGATCTTCATGTCGCGGCAGGTGATTTTGGTAAAAAACCAGGTCGTGTTATTGGACATGAGGGAGTAGGGATCGTGACTAAAATTGCTCCAGATGTAAAAAGCTTAAAAATAGGTGATCGTGTCAGTATTGCTTGGTTCCATGCTGGCTGTGGTTCGTGTGAGTATTGTATTTCAGGTCAAGAAACCTTTTGCCGTAGTGCTTTAAATTCTGGATACAGTGTTGATGGTGGTATGGCAGAACAGTGTATTGTAAAAGCGGATTACGCTGTTAAAGTGCCAGAAGGATTAGATCCAGCTCAAGCAACCAGTATAACTTGTGCAGGAGTAACAACTTACAAAGGTATTAAAGTTGCAGACACCAAACCGGGGCAATGGCTTGCGGTATTTGGTATTGGTGGTTTAGGCACCTTGGCAGTTGAATATGGCAAAAAAGTATTCAACAATAAAGTGGTGGCGATTAGTAATAGTGACAGCCAGTTAGAACTATGTAAAGAACTGGGTGCTGACTTAATTGTCAATCCGAAAAAAGTAACTGATGTTGGTGCTTATATTAAAAAACATACGGGTGGAGGTGTGCATGGTGCGGTAGTGACATCGGTCACTAAAACAGCCTTTAATCAAGCAATTGAGTCTGTTCGTCCTTTAGGTAGAGTGGTCGCTTTAGGTTTACCTTCTGAAACTATGGATTTAAGTATTCCTAAAACGGTATTAGATGGGATTCAAATTTTAGGTTCTTTGGTTGGTACGCGTGAAGATTTAGCTGAAGCATTCCAATTTAGTGCTGAAGGTAAAGTTGTACCAATAGTTGAAAAGCGTCCATTTGAAGACATCAACGAAATGATTAATGAAATGAGAGAAGGTAAAATTCGCGGTCGTATGGTTGTTGATATGAAAATGAAAAAACAGAGCTGA
- the grxB gene encoding glutaredoxin 2, producing MKLYIYEHCPFCVRARMIFGLKNIPVELHVFLSDDFKSPESMIGQKMAPILQKDDGSYLPESLDIVHYVDNHYGSKPILIGPTSANIENLIKQLQQYDYKLECPRYIKLGLAEFTTQSAINYFVTSKTKKIGSFDECLAQTDSLVSKISKLLNDLEPLIISSQACNGQLSLDDICLFPVLRNLTCVKGLSFPPKVQSYIESMAKLTKVNLFFDKAL from the coding sequence ATGAAATTATATATTTACGAACATTGTCCTTTTTGTGTAAGGGCTAGAATGATCTTTGGTTTAAAAAATATCCCAGTTGAGCTACATGTATTTCTAAGTGATGATTTTAAGTCTCCCGAAAGCATGATAGGTCAAAAAATGGCCCCAATTTTACAAAAAGATGATGGCAGTTATTTGCCTGAAAGTTTAGATATTGTTCATTATGTGGATAATCATTATGGGAGCAAACCTATTTTAATCGGACCAACATCTGCAAATATTGAAAATTTAATTAAACAACTACAACAATATGATTATAAATTAGAGTGCCCACGCTATATAAAACTTGGTTTGGCAGAATTTACTACTCAAAGTGCAATCAACTACTTTGTCACAAGTAAAACTAAAAAAATAGGTTCGTTTGATGAATGTTTAGCACAGACGGATTCATTGGTATCTAAAATATCTAAATTATTGAATGATCTTGAACCGTTAATTATCTCGTCACAAGCGTGTAATGGGCAATTATCTTTAGATGATATATGTTTGTTTCCTGTGCTACGCAACTTAACATGTGTAAAAGGATTGTCTTTTCCACCTAAAGTGCAAAGTTATATTGAGTCGATGGCTAAATTAACTAAAGTAAATTTATTTTTTGATAAAGCGCTCTAA
- a CDS encoding tagatose 1,6-diphosphate aldolase: protein MKHITRGKFTRMQQLSNQDGVIAALAIDQRGSMVKMMESAVGKDHYHIDMVYEFKELVSQELTKYVSAILLDEEYGFKGMAKKNKDAGLIISYEKTGYDANTPGRLPDVLPEDSLQRLLKKGADAAKVLVYYNPDDPQDILEKKHAFLERIGTEARAADIPLFVEPIVYDNVITDDKSPEFAKIKPQKVINTIKEFTKNQYYIDVLKVEVPVLFKNVEGFNDNNAVVYTQKQAADYFKQASDVATRPFIYLSAGVPTKTFHQELIFAGENGAKYSGILGGRATWFEGVAAYAKEGKDGLKRWLDQTGRENVEHLNKILKQYATPWYDIYGGKQNIEVIDIKLGN from the coding sequence ATAAAACATATTACTCGAGGTAAATTCACACGCATGCAACAATTATCTAACCAAGATGGTGTGATTGCAGCATTAGCGATTGACCAACGCGGTTCAATGGTAAAAATGATGGAATCGGCAGTAGGTAAAGATCACTATCATATAGATATGGTGTATGAGTTCAAAGAGCTTGTCTCACAAGAATTAACCAAATATGTTAGTGCTATCTTGTTAGATGAAGAGTATGGCTTTAAAGGTATGGCTAAAAAAAATAAAGATGCTGGATTAATCATCTCCTACGAAAAAACAGGTTATGATGCTAATACTCCAGGTCGTCTACCCGATGTTTTGCCAGAAGACTCTCTACAACGGTTATTGAAAAAAGGAGCCGATGCCGCAAAAGTTTTGGTTTATTATAATCCCGATGATCCTCAAGATATTCTAGAAAAAAAACATGCTTTTTTAGAACGTATCGGTACTGAAGCAAGAGCGGCGGATATCCCGTTATTTGTAGAACCAATCGTCTATGATAATGTGATAACTGATGATAAAAGCCCTGAATTTGCCAAAATAAAACCTCAAAAAGTCATTAATACCATTAAAGAGTTTACTAAAAATCAATATTATATTGATGTACTAAAAGTTGAAGTCCCAGTACTTTTCAAAAATGTTGAAGGATTTAATGATAATAATGCTGTTGTTTACACCCAAAAACAAGCTGCTGATTATTTTAAACAGGCCAGTGACGTAGCAACTCGCCCATTTATTTATTTGAGTGCAGGTGTACCCACTAAAACTTTCCATCAAGAATTAATTTTTGCTGGCGAAAACGGCGCTAAATACAGTGGTATTTTAGGTGGTCGCGCAACATGGTTTGAAGGCGTTGCAGCTTATGCCAAAGAAGGAAAAGACGGTCTTAAACGCTGGTTAGATCAAACAGGACGTGAAAATGTTGAACACCTCAATAAAATTTTAAAACAGTATGCGACACCTTGGTATGATATTTATGGTGGTAAACAAAACATAGAAGTGATCGATATTAAATTAGGTAATTAA
- a CDS encoding Pr6Pr family membrane protein — protein MFVMLKRNFHFFIALYVLFVVGFETYTYWHAQLRSWQPATPIGRMVFYYSFFTVLSNLMLAISCLWLAFSPNCNRFIFRVIRLNGLVGVIITAIVYNSLLRGIHIPPNIYMRLANESLHVVIPTFGILSWLIWGPFQRINFRVIMGSLISMLIYGVYTFVRGYFTHFYPYPFINVTKIGYWQALINASIVILVFLGLAYLLWAIDWLRRR, from the coding sequence ATGTTTGTTATGTTGAAACGAAATTTTCATTTTTTTATTGCATTATATGTGCTGTTTGTTGTCGGTTTTGAAACTTATACTTATTGGCATGCACAACTTCGAAGCTGGCAACCAGCAACACCAATAGGGCGTATGGTGTTTTATTACAGTTTTTTTACTGTATTATCTAACCTTATGTTGGCAATAAGTTGTTTATGGTTAGCTTTTAGCCCGAATTGTAATCGTTTTATTTTTCGAGTTATTCGATTAAATGGGTTGGTGGGGGTAATCATTACTGCTATTGTGTATAACTCGCTTTTGCGTGGCATTCATATCCCGCCCAATATATATATGCGATTAGCTAATGAAAGTTTACATGTCGTTATTCCCACATTTGGTATTTTAAGTTGGTTGATTTGGGGACCATTTCAGCGGATTAATTTTCGCGTCATTATGGGATCTTTAATTAGCATGTTAATTTATGGTGTTTATACTTTTGTACGAGGGTATTTTACTCATTTCTATCCGTATCCTTTTATCAATGTAACAAAAATCGGTTATTGGCAAGCATTGATTAATGCAAGCATTGTTATACTGGTATTCCTCGGGCTCGCATATTTATTATGGGCTATTGATTGGTTAAGAAGGAGGTAA
- the recJ gene encoding single-stranded-DNA-specific exonuclease RecJ — translation MNKNRILHRKLPDSFPELSQDIPQLLQRIYALRGIKSMHELDYTTRNLCNYDKLTGTQNAVEILYSAMKENKRIVVVGDFDTDGATSTALTVTALKKMGCQFVNYIIPDRFEDGYGLSVSVVKKAISQRADLIITVDNGIAAIEAVEFAKQANLMVIITDHHLCPEQLPRADAIINPNLPNCSFPSKHLAGVGVAFYFMLALRAKLRKEDWYTKNNLIPYNVANLLDLVALGTIADVVKLDHNNRILVHQGIRRIRSGYCCEGIKALLYIARKEPSSFTATDLAFYIAPRLNAAGRMDNMSLSVELLLCDDFDTAIEQAKNLDMLNNDRKLIEQTMHKEALSFIQQIEKQATAIPDILIVYHSQWHQGIIGILSARLKDKYYRPVISFASTTDGYLKGSGRSIAGIHLRDLLDEFDQQYPNLIVNFGGHAVAVGLTIREEDFEQFKTCFEELVNTKFIKTPLEPIIETDGEIEGKDFNYVIAKHLKEAGPWGEGFSEPIFDGEFIIHQQRLFAEKHLRLVLEPQKGGPLVEGILFNANLQQWPDQSLKNVKIVYHLMVDEFRGNQMAKLLIRYLWPIA, via the coding sequence ATGAATAAAAATAGAATATTACATCGAAAATTACCTGATTCTTTTCCCGAGTTATCACAAGATATTCCGCAATTATTGCAACGAATATACGCATTACGTGGCATTAAATCCATGCATGAACTTGATTATACAACGCGTAATTTATGCAATTATGATAAATTAACTGGCACACAAAATGCTGTTGAAATCCTTTATTCAGCAATGAAAGAGAACAAACGCATTGTTGTTGTAGGTGATTTCGATACCGATGGGGCAACAAGTACGGCATTAACCGTAACAGCACTGAAAAAAATGGGCTGTCAATTTGTTAATTATATCATTCCAGATCGCTTTGAAGATGGTTATGGATTGAGTGTAAGCGTCGTAAAAAAAGCCATTTCACAACGTGCGGATTTGATAATCACTGTTGATAATGGTATTGCTGCCATTGAAGCTGTTGAGTTTGCAAAGCAAGCTAACTTAATGGTCATTATTACTGATCATCATTTATGTCCAGAACAGTTACCCAGGGCTGATGCCATAATCAATCCTAATTTACCTAATTGTTCTTTTCCATCTAAACATTTAGCTGGAGTCGGGGTAGCATTTTATTTTATGCTCGCATTAAGGGCCAAGTTACGTAAGGAAGATTGGTATACAAAAAATAACTTAATACCATACAATGTTGCCAATTTATTAGATTTAGTAGCTTTAGGTACCATTGCCGATGTAGTAAAACTGGATCACAACAATCGAATTTTGGTCCATCAAGGCATAAGACGAATTCGATCTGGCTATTGTTGTGAAGGAATAAAAGCTTTATTGTATATTGCAAGAAAAGAGCCATCTTCTTTCACTGCAACAGATCTCGCTTTTTATATTGCACCAAGATTAAATGCAGCAGGAAGAATGGATAATATGTCTTTAAGTGTTGAATTATTACTTTGTGATGATTTTGATACGGCTATAGAACAAGCCAAAAATCTTGATATGCTCAATAATGATCGCAAATTGATTGAGCAAACTATGCATAAAGAAGCATTATCATTTATTCAACAAATTGAAAAACAAGCAACAGCCATTCCAGACATACTGATTGTTTACCACTCTCAATGGCACCAAGGTATTATTGGTATTTTATCGGCTCGATTAAAAGATAAGTATTATCGACCTGTTATCTCATTTGCCTCAACTACAGATGGTTATTTAAAAGGATCTGGAAGATCAATAGCAGGAATACATTTACGTGATTTATTAGATGAATTTGATCAGCAATACCCGAATTTAATTGTGAATTTTGGTGGTCATGCAGTGGCGGTAGGTTTAACCATTCGTGAAGAGGATTTTGAACAATTTAAAACTTGCTTCGAAGAGCTAGTCAATACTAAATTCATTAAGACACCATTAGAACCAATCATTGAAACAGATGGCGAAATAGAGGGTAAAGATTTTAATTATGTCATAGCAAAACATTTAAAAGAAGCCGGTCCTTGGGGAGAAGGTTTTTCTGAACCCATTTTTGATGGGGAATTTATTATTCATCAACAGCGCTTGTTTGCAGAAAAACATCTTAGATTAGTTTTGGAACCCCAAAAGGGAGGACCACTTGTTGAAGGCATATTGTTTAATGCTAACTTGCAACAATGGCCAGATCAATCATTAAAAAATGTCAAAATCGTTTATCATTTAATGGTAGATGAATTTCGTGGTAATCAAATGGCAAAACTATTGATTAGATATTTATGGCCTATCGCATAA
- the mpl gene encoding UDP-N-acetylmuramate:L-alanyl-gamma-D-glutamyl-meso-diaminopimelate ligase: MHIHILGICGTFMTGIALIARSQGHNVTGSDKNVYPPMSTLLQKEHIDIIEGYDPSQLTPTPDLVIIGNALSRGNPCVEYVLDNNIPYISAPQWLHDNVLRDRWVIAVAGTHGKTTTAGMVNWILEKQGYQQGFVIGGVPGNFDVSARLGEGNFFVIEADEYDCSFFDKRSKFMHYCPKTLIMNNLEFDHADIFDDLGAIQKQFHHLVRLVPSKGLIITPQDDVNLKQVLAKGCWSEQSFTESETGWLAQRINSDASHFAVYYNSEKVGEVKYSLVGEYNMHNALMAIAAAHNVGIQPTDACAALSTFINAKRRLELYGEVNNIEIYDDFAHHPTAILATLEALRSKIGANRRILAVLEPRSNTMKLGVSKDELAPSLGRADEVFIFQPEQLPWLVADVVDGCIQPAYWSGDIDLLVEMITKSAKPSDAILIMSNGGFSGIHDKILESLKKKQLKDQLDEQSLL, translated from the coding sequence ATGCATATTCATATTCTAGGAATTTGTGGCACATTTATGACAGGAATTGCATTAATAGCCCGTTCGCAAGGTCATAACGTAACGGGTTCAGACAAGAATGTTTACCCGCCGATGAGTACACTTTTGCAAAAAGAGCATATCGATATTATTGAAGGGTATGATCCTTCTCAATTGACCCCTACTCCCGATCTGGTAATAATCGGTAATGCGCTATCAAGAGGTAACCCTTGCGTTGAATATGTTCTTGATAATAATATTCCCTATATTTCAGCCCCTCAATGGTTACATGATAATGTCTTACGCGATCGTTGGGTGATTGCTGTTGCAGGTACCCATGGTAAAACAACGACTGCTGGAATGGTCAATTGGATATTAGAAAAACAAGGTTATCAGCAAGGTTTTGTTATTGGTGGTGTTCCGGGTAATTTTGATGTATCGGCACGATTAGGCGAAGGTAATTTTTTTGTAATTGAAGCTGACGAATACGATTGTTCATTTTTCGACAAGCGATCAAAATTTATGCATTATTGCCCTAAAACCTTAATCATGAACAATTTAGAATTTGATCATGCTGATATTTTTGATGATCTTGGTGCAATCCAAAAGCAATTTCATCATTTAGTCCGTTTAGTACCAAGTAAAGGACTTATCATCACGCCACAAGATGATGTAAATTTAAAACAAGTATTAGCTAAAGGTTGCTGGAGTGAACAAAGCTTTACGGAATCTGAAACAGGTTGGCTAGCACAACGTATTAATAGTGATGCCAGCCACTTCGCGGTTTATTATAATAGCGAAAAAGTGGGCGAAGTTAAATATTCTTTAGTGGGTGAATATAATATGCATAATGCGCTGATGGCTATTGCTGCCGCTCATAATGTGGGCATTCAACCTACGGATGCTTGTGCAGCATTAAGTACGTTTATCAATGCGAAAAGACGATTAGAACTTTATGGTGAAGTTAATAATATTGAAATATATGACGATTTTGCCCATCATCCGACTGCAATTTTGGCAACTCTTGAAGCTTTGCGTAGCAAAATTGGAGCTAATCGCCGAATTTTAGCCGTTCTTGAACCTCGCTCAAATACAATGAAACTTGGTGTATCAAAAGATGAGTTGGCACCATCACTGGGTCGTGCTGATGAAGTTTTTATATTCCAACCGGAACAATTACCATGGTTAGTAGCAGATGTTGTTGATGGTTGTATTCAACCTGCATACTGGTCTGGCGATATCGATTTGCTTGTTGAAATGATAACGAAATCCGCTAAACCTTCTGATGCTATTTTAATTATGAGTAATGGCGGTTTTAGCGGAATACATGATAAAATTTTAGAAAGCCTAAAAAAAAAACAGCTAAAAGATCAATTGGATGAACAATCATTACTCTAA